The Capsicum annuum cultivar UCD-10X-F1 chromosome 3, UCD10Xv1.1, whole genome shotgun sequence genomic sequence ttaatgtaattgttttcttccaccggccccaaaacatgtgattatccatttaaatcatattataattaattattttctttcaccagccccaaaatatgttactattatctatttaaattttttttaatttaataatttatttttttactacctccaCGTGATGGTCTATAGATGTGTACATAGATCATAGTAGTCTACGCATAATCAGGATATTAGTCGATGCACCagtaaaggtgtaagtctatggtaaaccatacaaatcgatgactgacataggtcatgatctacgacagtcTATTTAGTGTCATCACcaattcaaaagagaaaaattacttttccaaCGGTAAAAAACAGCTACTTTTGTAAGCCATCAGTGTGAacactttgtttttacttcatatataaggtgtacatccctccttattttatttcatcaactttattttatttttaaaaattctacaatgtcgtaagcatctcaatcatccaattctaaaaatactctaatttgtcaaTGGGAATGCGGCTGTCTTAGGACGTCACGCACGGATTCAAATtcaggtcgcaaattttataattgtgcaattgcaaaggtgaggtgtgcgtgtttttttttaaaagttaagttaacggttatgtaattattatttttttctaggataatggtGCATGCTCGTTTTTCAAATGGCTTGATGATCTATCACCTCCATCCAGTCCATCAACGTTTATTTCGGgactcgagacatcaaatttacaaggcttgacaaaatttaatctactacaaagcctccaacaatgcgaagaaaataaagattttctcatgactttgttcaaagaagtcgaagaacagagggatcattttaaactattgctacatgacacccaaatagagagggatcaactaaaccaaaaattgattttggtcgaagaaagagagaatgtcctaaaaatgatgttatgtgctataatgctagtattcgttctttggaaaaTTGTAACATgaatgtagtgatattgaataaataataatagttctacttttgtataatgttaaatactatttttatagaaccatagtcgattaaacaacacgtcaacttaaattcgaccaacagggtaatgatagactatgcatacggtatattgaatattaagtatgcattctatgatatcaagcatacaatgtaccaactatgaccacaccctgcatattcaaatttcatgccacaaatcagtttgatagaaacagattcagctcagaatcataaaaagtttcataaaataaaagaataattggcatatcctaccaccagattcttcaaacttcatatttgtgaaataaaaaaaaaattatcatatcctaacaactcatcatttaacaacaaattaaacatcttagcatttaaatgtctctttccctaagttcctcatcaacacaagtgttactattgatttcatcaacaatgtccatgaccacatctgtttggacatcttcaatttcttttttctcaacaattgcagctgtttcttcattctcacctttttctccttctttttcagcaTGTGCATCAGCTACTGCTTCTtcagtttccttttcttccaCATCTTCTTTTCTTACTTCACATGCAGCAgttgtttcttcctcagcttcagcAGCTGTTTCTTCCCAAGCTTCTTCTTTTCGTTCACCTGCTGCTtcttgctcaacttcttctttgtcagcttTGTCAGCTTCTTCAACAACAGTTTTCCCTTTTTCCGCGCCTCCTTGTTCATCTGTTGCCGCTTCTGCTACTTTTTCaccttcttcttggctcttatcttcttcaccatccttcttttcttcttccttttcctcttctgccacaacagtggccaactcatccattttgctctttttttcttcttcttcattcctctccgattcatgcacatgcactatttcataatattacaaagtgttactgatatttaaagttgaatattcattaataacatcaattaatgaatgaagttacctTGCTCATGTTGTCactcatcatttttctttttcttcattcttttctctttgatataggcaGCAATACCCAACACCGCTTCCTCGAGCGCAGCCACACACTTATGAAAATCTTCGGGGATGAGGTTCCCGCTGcatctttggaggttcttggagaatcatcatcaccaacgcGTACTCCAACGAGGTTACCACCCAAATCTCtgtcatcatcactgtcctcatttgaagtGAGGAGtgtcaccccttctaactctttcttcaagccatcgaggacgttattcttcacctcgtCCGTATATGGCTCAAATGTAATTATGCAATCCATCTTCGTCTCACgaacagtagggatgatgtaAGGGTGCATGTTCTACCAACTATCAATTAACAATTAGATAACATTCGATAAAATGGTACTCTTATTACATTctagaaaataagttcatacctcggtaatttttcctttatacttgaatgggtcgccttcgattatcttgtcGCTTTTTGAAGTGTGTCATCTGAGGATGCGGGGGATGGGTAAaggctcatccattgattttccagcaaattatccaagatgaggaaaggcctcatagatccaaatctgtaagcagtaaaacagtgaaaaaaaataactatgagtctatgacatagtataaataaaatgataatctacgataaactcactaaagggtttatgatagataccatgaatgcccagggaaatctgaatagagcataggatgccatCTGCTACTTCCttctgcttcttcaggtcacttttcttcttcagatagtccatagtcagttgaaatgtctcttttgCCCCACGGAtacttctcgaagaaactcaaagagtcgaccattcgaatcaattttgtgtcgacaaccttcgtcgaatctttcgcaagcaacatggtgtgcaagaaccacagtagacAACACTTTAACTTTTGGTTctcgttcagcttattccctctgatcaggtGTAATAAGTTGGCCGccgtgatgtttttattttttgtcaccttaaaacaaaaattgtccccctttgctaacaacttcttcattttttattcactggggtatgatgagcagttcaacCCCGTGATCAAATAAAActttttcaagccaaaacagACAGGCTTGTTGTTAATGCAGAACCATATTTCATGACGCATCTTATCGTTCTTACCGCGTCGCAACAGCAACTAATGGACCAAttgcccattgaacttgagatgttccggcAGGTTCCTCAAGTGTCCAAAACAGGACcacttgaatcttttcttcacttcttggtcgacaagaatttgcttaaattctcgataagcagTTATTCTTGATCTGATCGATATCTTTGTCGAGAAAGATTCGACCTCGTcaattatcgttcgaaggtcataTCGCTCCACGAAAATacaccttgaaagatatggcacgGACAAcgaatcattatccccatcatcactattactcCCACTTCCTTCGCACTCTTTACTGTCACCATTGACACTCTGTTTGGCAACATCTTTACTAGAATCGACGTAGAtgcttatctcctttaactccgaATCTAATTCGAACATCgactcttcaatttttctttctttttgacactttttcaactgccgcagttcttctttttctactactaccAGCGGTATCGTCTTTCTGTTTAAGAATAATAACTTTTCTACCCATTTTCAACNNNNNNNNNNNNNNNNNNNNNNNNNNNNNNNNNNNNNNNNNNNNNNNNNNNNNNNNNNNNNNNNNNNNNNNNNNNNNNNNNNNNNNNNNNNNNNNNNNNNNNNNNNNNNNNNNNNNNNNNNNNNNNNNNNNNNNNNNNNNNNNNNNNNNNNNNNNNNNNNNNNNNNNNNNNNNNNNNNNNNNNNNNNNNNNNNNNNNNNNNNNNNNNNNNNNNNNNNNNNNNNNNNNNNNNNNNNNNNNNNNNNNNNNNNNNNNNNNNNNNNNNNNNNNNNNNNNNNNNNNNNNNNNNNNNNNNNNNNNNNNNNNNNNNNNNNNNNNNNNNNNNNNNNNNNNNNNNNNNNNNNNNNNNNNNNNNNNNNNNNNNNNNNNNNNNNNNNNNNNNNNNNNNNNNNNNNNNNNNNNNNNNNNNNNNNNNNNNNNNNNNNNNNNNNNNNNNNNNNNNNNNNNNNNNNNNNNNNNNNNNNNNNNNNNNNNNNNNNNNNNNNNNNNNNNNNNNNNNNNNNNNNNNNNNNNNNNNNNNNNNNNNNNNNNNNNNNNNNNNNNNNNNNNNNNNNNNNNNNNNNNNNNNNNNNNNNNNNNNNNNNNNNNNNNNNNNNNNNNNNNNNNNNNNNNNNNNNNNNNNNNNNNNNNNNNNNNNNNNNNNNNNNNNNNNNNNNNNNNNNNNNNNNNNNNNNNNNNNNNNNNNNNNNNNNNNNNNNNNNNNNNNNNNNNNNNNNNNNNNNNNNNNNNNNNNNNNNNNNNNNNNNNNNNNNNNNNNNNNNNNNNNNNNNNNNNNNNNNNNNNNNNNNNNNNNNNNNNNNNNNNNNNNNNNNNNNNNNNNNNNNNNNNNNNNNNNNNNNNNNNNNNNNNNNNNNNNNNNNNNNNNNNNNNNNNNNNNNNNNNNNNNNNNNNNNNNNNNNNNNNNNNNNNNNNNNNNNNNNNNNNNNNNNNNNNNNNNNNNNNNNNNNNNNNNNNNNNNNNNNNNNNNNNNNNNNNNNNNNNNNNNNNNNNNNNNNNNNNNNNNNNNNNNNNNNNNNNNNNNNNNNNNNNNNNNNNNNNNNNNNNNNNNNNNNNNNNNNNNNNNNNNNNNNNNNNNNNNNNNNNNNNNNNNNNNNNNNNNNNNNNNNNNNNNNNNNNNNNNNNNNNNNNNNNNNNNNNNNNNNNNNNNNNNNNNNNNNNNNNNNNNNNNNNNNNNNNNNNNNNNNNNNNNNNNNNNNNNNNNNNNNNNNNNNNNNNNNNNNNNNNNNNNNNNNNNNNNNNNNNNNNNNNNNNNNNNNNNNNNNNNNNNNNNNNNNNNNNNNNNNNNNNNNNNNNNNNNNNNNNNNNNNNNNNNNNNNNNNNNNNNNNNNNNNNNNNNNNNNNNNNNNNNNNNNNNNNNNNNNNNNNNNNNNNNNNNNNNNNNNNNNNNNNNNNNNNNNNNNNNNNNNNNNNNNNNNNNNNNNNNNNNNNNNNNNNNNNNNNNNNNNNNNNNNNNNNNNNNNNNNNNNNNNNNNNNNNNNNNNNNNNNNNNNNNNNNNNNNNNNNNNNNNNNNNNNNNNNNNNNNNNNNNNNNNNNNNNNNNNNNNNNNNNNNNNNNNNNNNNNNNNNNNNNNNNNNNNNNNNNNNNNNNNNNNNNNNNNNNNNNNNNNNNNNNNNNNNNNNNNNNNNNNNNNNNNNNNNNNNNNNNNNNNNNNNNNNNNNNNNNNNNNNNNNNNNNNNNNNNNNNNNNNNNNNNNNNNNNNNNNNNNNNNNNNNNNNNNNNNNNNNNNNNNNNNNNNNNNNNNNNNNNNNNNNNNNNNNNNNNNNNNNNNNNNNNNNNNNNNNNNNNNNNNNNNNNNNNNNNNNNNNNNNNNNNNNNNNNNNNNNNNNNNNNNNNNNNNNNNNNNNNNNNNNNNNNNNNNNNNNNNNNNNNNNNNNNNNNNNNNNNNNNNNNNNNNNNNNNNNNNNNNNNNNNNNNNNNNNNNNNNNNNNNNNNNNNNNNNNNNNNNNNNNNNNNNNNNNNNNNNNNNNNNNNNNNNNNNNNNNNNNNNNNNNNNNNNNNNNNNNNNNNNNNNNNNNNNNNNNNNNNNNNNNNNNNNNNNNNNNNNNNNNNNNNNNNNNNNNNNNNNNNNNNNNNNNNNNNNNNNNNNNNNNNNNNNNNNNNNNNNNNNNNNNNNNNNNNNNNNNNNNNNNNNNNNNNNNNNNNNNNNNNNNNNNNNNNNNNNNNNNNNNNNNNNNNNNNNNNNNNNNNNNNNNNNNNNNNNNNNNNNNNNNNNNNNNNNNNNNNNNNNNNNNNNNNNNNNNNNNNNNNNNNNNNNNNNNNNNNNNNNNNNNNNNNNNNNNNNNNNNNNNNNNNNNNNNNNNNNNNNNNNNNNNNNNNNNNNNNNNNNNNNNNNNNNNNNNNNNNNNNNNNNNNNNNNNNNNNNNNNNNNNNNNNNNNNNNNNNNNNNNNNNNNNNNNNNNNNNNNNNNNNNNNNNNNNNNNNNNNNNNNNNNNNNNNNNNNNNNNNNNNNNNNNNNNNNNNNNNNNNNNNNNNNNNNNNNNNNNNNNNNNNNNNNNNNNNNNNNNNNNNNNNNNNNNNNNNNNNNNNNNNNNNNNNNNNNNNNNNNNNNNNNNNNNNNNNNNNNNNNNNNNNNNNNNNNNNNNNNNNNNNNNNNNNNNNNNNNNNNNNNNNNNNNNNNNNNNNNNNNNNNNNNNNNNNNNNNNNNNNNNNNNNNNNNNNNNNNNNNNNNNNNNNNNNNNNNNNNNNNNNNNNNNNNNNNNNNNNNNNNNNNNNNNNNNNNNNNNNNNNNNNNNNNNNNNNNNNNNNNNNNNNNNNNNNNNNNNNNNNNNNNNNNNNNNNNNNNNNNNNNNNNNNNNNNNNNNNNNNNNNNNNNNNNNNNNNNNNNNNNNNNNNNNNNNNNNNNNNNNNNNNNNNNNNNNNNNNNNNNNNNNNNNNNNNNNNNNNNNNNNNNNNNNNNNNNNNNNNNNNNNNNNNNNNNNNNNNNNNNNNNNNNNNNNNNNNNNNNNNNNNNNNNNNNNNNNNNNNNNNNNNNNNNNNNNNNNNNNNNNNNNNNNNNNNNNNttttttttttttaaatcattttcataactcacatctctttatgttcataataaattacactcttaattaatattaataaaattcataactctAAAACCTTTTATAATCATAAccttcaattatttaattttgcagTAAAAAATCTAATGACAATTGTTTCTTTAAATAGTGTGAAACAATGGCAATTGTTTCTTGAAAAATTCTAATGACAATTATTTCTTGCAAGGTATGTGCAAATCACTCCTCTaagctttatttatttatttagagtagatttcttttatgttatgcaTAGTCTATTAATAAACTTCgtacatttttatatatttttgaaagagtTACGTATTACTTTATTTGaacaattttcttttatgttatgtgtccgttaattaattttttgcaatattatatttctttttatcttaatctcattaaattttttattgtagATGAAAAGAAGATTACTATCATGACAGTTTTTTTTGTCCTCATCTTACTGTGGGTGTGAGACATAGcatataacaacaaaaaaaagtcTCACCGGCCAAGATATAGTTCAAAGGgcaatatttttgatattttttgatttattaaatttcatatcCAACTGCTCTTAGCACTTTTAGTTAACAATTTAGTTGTCCTTTTGTTTCGTTTCATGCaacacttagtttttttttttttttttttttactcttttaaggCTCGATTGACATACAAATAAAGTAGGATATTGAGATGACAAGAATCTAACTATTACTGTTTAAAattcttttgagagaaattatatttatatgtgtgaTAGTTTCTCTTTCCTCTTCAATTCACAATATAACATTTTTTCAAAagtttatattaatttaattactatttttctaactttttttcGTTGGTGATGTCAACTTATTATGTGTGTGTCTAGATCAGAGTGTTTATTTTCAAAAGTAGAAGCAAAGGAATGAGGTAAACGTACACGTGTGCTACTTAAGAAAGTATCTATGGATCCTTCCGCAATTATGTACAtcaattttagtaaattttttggtaaaatatgagaatgtaacattagtttataatttttaaatgacattttaattcataagaAAGTTGTTTATTGATTCGTTAAattgtagtttttgatttttcatattttatagtttgaagagaaatgaaaaggataaataagataaaaaatatgagaTTCATATAATTAgatttgtgatatatatatatatatatatatatatataaattataaacaAGTGTAAGACTTACTAAAACTAggcatgaaaataaattcaatgtcatggaatctttttttttctctactttcttttaagaaaaataaaattattgtttcacTTATAGAATATAttagataaaaattaaacttttagaAGACTAAAAATACGTAATTGAtgaaaattcacataaaaatatatttatatacttaagAGTGTATATATTCAATTACATAAATTTtactcttaaatattagtaatatccataactcttaagcctttcatattcataaccctcaattaGTTAATGTTCAAGAagaccattttttttttcaaactctaaatattttgttaattgtttttatcttcttttataatTAATGTAATTGACTTGTATTAAgtaaaatttatatctatatataattaaaaataaataaatttctacttttaataatattattaacttcatgacttttattttcatattcataacctccaattatttaattataaaatttaagataaCTTATGATGTTCCTCCATTTTCATCTATATAAAGTCATAATATTTTGTTTTATGAGACCCATACTCAAGAATATCCTTTTCGTTTTATATCTGAAATAGtgttctttatattattatttatagtatgaAATTCAAGCTTATTAAGAAGACATTTAAAGGTTGATTGTTCGTCAAAGAGGCTATCAGACAAGAGCTTAAAAAAATTGTACATTAATTTGGTATTTCTTTTTCGTGTATTTTCTTATggttaatgtaaaaaaaaaataaaaaaaattaggtgtgtGTGTTTGTCAGTGTTCATGAGTATGTTCTCTATATGGAACTTCtataatatgaactttcatgatttttttatcatttaaattttatagacttttgaaagaCTGGTCGTTTGTCAAAAAGGCTATCGAACAATAGCTTAAAAAATTATAcactaattttgtatttctttttttgtcCATTTTCTTATGGTTAACATAAAAGCAATAAGTATGTGCGTGTGTGAGTGTTCATGGCTGTGTTCTCTAtatgtaacttctataatatgaattttcatgatttttttatcattgtaaaTTTTATAGGCTTTTGAAGGTTGATCGTTTGTCAAAGAGGCTATCGAATAAGAGCTTAAAAAATTGTACActaattttgcatttttttttcatctattttctcataATTAACGTGAAAAAATAGGTGTATGTGTGTGAGTGTTCATGTGTATGTTCTTTATATGTAACTTTtataatatgaactttcatgattttgtaaTGATGTGAATTACAATATGCACATTAAGGTAGTTGTAATATGGAGTTAATCAGTTTATAGTGTTGATGACTTAAAGAGATTTATgctattgaaattattttatatatataatgagaAAGAAATTATCTTACCATCTTATTGCATTTATAAGCACAcataaatatattatttcaaattaaaatctcaacttcattcaatacacaatagaaatgaaataaaattgctattagagaatatattttaatttattgatgaAGAATATATTATCCATCatttaataaatgttaaattttatttttttttcttttatggaaCAAAACATTCTTCGTAATATAATTATAACAAATTATAATATTACGATTAGATAATATATCTAAAGTGAATataaaaatgatcaaataaaataattatttatttaacacCGCGTGAAGCACGGTTAATTTCTctagttaaaaaataatagtgaagttGGAGAGCTtgtcaaaaaataagaaaataaataaataaaaattgtaaaGATGATTGTGGGACTTTACAAGACAAGCTTAATCCTGTAACTTATTAGGGTTTGTAGAGGCTAACTTTACTCTAAACTTTAGCTCACACCAATATAAAGGTAACATATTTCTTTGAATAgtttctcaatttaagaaatatattactAATGGTACTCGAATCATGGATAATCAAGACATAAAAATCAATGGAGATTAAGAAAGGAAcaaaataatatctatattatttatcaataaaattacgCTTATGTTCATATGCTAGTTGTGTGTTACACTAATTAGCTAATTAGAATTGGAAATTGCCATGTCAACAATTAGCTAAGGAAATTGCCATGTCAGCAAAATCTGATATAACAGACAGTTAGTTAAACTAATCAGTGTTCATTACTGTTACATTGAGATATTGTTCAAGAAAGGTAGTTGAGCTGATAGTTAGTTGAGAACTAGAGGAAGTGGGTCAATTCTATAATTGTATATAAACTAGTGAAGTGTACAAGAGTATTAGAATAATACAATTCATTACTTTCTTCTCTAAAatctctcttctcttcttattctcttATTCTCCGTTCTTAACTTGTGGTGACTTGTGGTGTTGTTCTGCAATAGCTTGAATCGTTAGTGATTCAAGCTATTTGGGTAACattgtgattgcaatttattttCTGGCACATTAAAATTTACAACAAACCGAATCAATTTGGAAAAATATGAAGGATAACATATAAGTTAGCCAAGAAGACAAAATTAATATTGTTCCTTCGGGCGTAAGAATTGCAGCTAGCTGACACATGAAATatactctctctttttttttccgcAATATTACCATCGATGAGGAGAACCGTTAGCGTATGCAATTTGTGCATATCAATAATACCACTATCATAACTTTGGACTTTAGAGGTCTTGACTCTTCGCCTAGACGCATTTTGGGGAGAACCAGCTAGTTTTGGGTGCGAGTGGACTTTCACTCCTAACCACAGCTCACTCGCTGGCTAATTCTTCAACATCAGTCGGTCAGACCTCCACTTAGTTTCACCCATGCTTCATCCTGATCATGAATAGAT encodes the following:
- the LOC124897308 gene encoding uncharacterized protein LOC124897308, whose product is MFELDSELKEISIYVDSSKDVAKQSVNGDSKECEGSGSNSDDGDNDSLSVPYLSRCIFVERYDLRTIIDEKELEGVTLLTSNEDSDDDRDLGGNLVGVRVGDDDSPRTSKDAAGTSSPKIFINKSQEEGEKVAEAATDEQGGAEKGKTVVEEADKADKEEVEQEAAGERKEEAWEETAAEAEEETTAACEVRKEDVEEKETEEAVADAHAEKEGEKGVEKFWCLPILVARSIQPPEGPR